The sequence tacttttatatatagattacTTATTATTGGACACAAGGAATGTGCAATCACATTTCTGTGCGTCCACTGTACGTACATAaagcaaattatttattttgataatttactAGATAAGTTAGAACATTTTCATGGGAACTTCAAAATCCCTAGCACAGATGCGTATCAAATCAATACTGCCCGGCATGACAAATTTTAGCGAAATCGGTTCATTGGTTTTGGCTATATGACCCTTTTCCTTCATATATAAATAGTGCATTAAATTTGCCGACTTCCctacatatatctatattctatatattagaaaaattggttgtatttacataaaaaaaatgtaagtatataataaataatattattaaacatcACTAAAGAAAACGGCAAAAAGTAGTAAACATTAAATAAGCCGTTTTATAGTCAGTGGTAAAAAGaggttgtaaataaaattgaaaaaaaattgaaaaacagtctcgcttttttttaatactttgacAAGTCAATACTCTGATgatgtaataataaagtatataagcttaagtactaaaaaaattattgatataatttataactaatGCGTACcagtaaaattattgattcTGTATGGAACATAAAATTCAGTTTTTAAAGAAAGAGTGaatgatattattttcgtAAGGAGCCTTGTTACAATCTcttatctttataaaataaaaatataacaaacaaacaaaaacaaaacaataactgtacatttatttatttatgtattgtcAGTCATTAtgacatattattaaattattttaattaaaatttgtaaaatgtatGGCTGCTccttttgataataataattttgtctgctgatgaattaaatatattttagacaGTGGCGCCGCTCTGGTGGCAATAATGTGAAGCGAgacttttgaaaaattaaaaaagttgttttcGTTAAGTTTTGGAATTATTACCGCATGTAAACTGGTTAGcaagaataaagtttatattttactatgtttgttttttatttatgcttcATTCCTTGAatccattgaaaaaaaaacaatattggataagttattttttcttcatcacagacatataaatgtaatgtttttaaatctgtggtctacattaaaaataaaaaccttttgaaaatcttaattattcgtaattatttttttaatgctcTTATTTAAGGATTTTTTTGGTCTTAAGgaacattaaaaatacctatatacttaTTTGCCTGATTCTGATAGATATCAGTAAAGTGACATTACATAAGTCAATCAAATCTTCTATCAGACACAATCATcaaatattatgtacaaatattttgaaaaattctagTCAGCAAATCTAAATCTACATGTAGTTGAAGACTGGATGGCATCGGAGCGCCAAAAATGCATCGACAAAGATTGTGCCGCGAGCgatgacaaaaatattgatttagatCGCTATAAATCTTGGTACAAGTTGGATGTCGACGGTAGCTTTATAACGAAGCATAAAGacgattattttgttaaaaaatcgAGAAGAATCGTCAGAAAAATACCAAAGAAACCTGTGATACCTCAGGCGGAGTCTGAAATCGTAAAACCAAGAATCCACCTCAGGAATATTTTGGACTATTGCTTGTCCGTTTTGAATTCAATGTTGAATTTCTGTGCCGTGCCGTGGTTACGAAAAAAGATTATGTATGTGAAACCGAGTAAATTTTGATCGAAATTtaacctgtttttttttttaataattacgcCTTTTAAGTGTTAGATAGAGCCAAGAATATTAAGATATAATGAATAagtataacttttgtaaaaagagaaccgtCGGTTAACGAACACTaatgaaaaccgcatcaagaTCGGtacagcgaaacgcgagattaTCGCggacaaatatacatacatacaagccAAAATGAGAACTACCACTTTTATGAAGGcgcttaaaaatactgaaatgccacgttcaggcGCACGTATATAATTTACAGTGGCGTTCTGGTAAAATGTCAGCTTTAGCCGAcgaatttatatgaaaagatCATGTATACATCCCGTGGTCCTACGGATTTGTCCCACTCGGGTTCGAGATATCACCATATTTGAAACAGCAAAGCAGTTTATCTGCAAGAATAGTGGCAAGcgaaaatgtatataaaaagttaCTGGTTTTACACAGATCGTCTGACagacgcaagggatatgaatTTTGTGGTGAAATGCCATGCGATCCCATGATGTCCTCAAAATGGCGAAAAGGGCGCAccggaggggttttagtgggtaggctggCACATTAgatgccaggagtcccacactctcccgggcGAAGACCCGGGAGGCAGTCCGTTAAAAGGATTTCACCTtcggagaaaaaaaaaaaaaaaaaaaaaaaaaaaaagggatatgaattaaaaaaaacctcatatttttgtacaatttattCACTGATAACACCACTTATGAGCTGCTTGAAGAATTGTTTGGATGATTGACATCGCGCACTGACGCAGTGGGGACatctgaaaattttaaaataaatctatattctTCCTTATTACCatattcttcctcctggctttactcctgacatacaaactttcgcatttataatattagtaggaagtaggataCTTAAAGTGTGGAATGATCCCAATTaaaagtcccggttgcatcctcaccactctggagaggagcccggggtatgcctttgaccatggatcctggattgggtgagtcaggtttttacacgaagcgactcccgtctgacctccgcaacctttgcaggggaacctaacccgtattggatcatatgattacacatccagttgcctgaatgtgcagatttcctcactATGTTTCCCcacaccgtaagagcatcggttagtattcaaactaatgtgcataactgaaattgaaaatattcacTGGTACATGGGCGAGGTGAATTTTAAACCTGTTCccttctgtgccgtgtggttcccggcaccaataaaaaaaagaataggaccaatccatctcgttcccatggatgacgtaaaaggcgactaagggataggctcataaacttgggatgcttcttttaggcgatgggctagcaacctgtgagtcttaattctatcattaagccaaacagctgaacgtggcctatcagtcttttgacgactgttggctctgactacaccggaagggatatagacgtgactatatatatgtatgttcccttctgtgcatcacgcattttaaccgggcaacTCACCTATTCGACCACCAACTCACCCTTCTTcctattttcataaataaataaatatatacaggacaaattacactgatcgagttagcctcgaagtaagttcgagacttgtgttacgagatactaactcaacgatactgtattttataataaatacttatatagataaacatccaagacccaggccaatcagaaaaagttcgtttctcatcatgccctggccgggattcgaacccgggacctccgttgtcacagacaagcgtcacagaggccgtcgaggTTCAGGTATTCATCTTGGGTTCATTCAAAATCTGGTATCCACTACAGAATCCAGCCGATATCTATAGGCCGGTTTGCGTACACACTTACCTGGTCAGGAATTGGTTGCTGAGTTTGGGCCCATTCTTCAGATGGTTCGCCACAACGTCCGCCAACGCCGCTATGAACGTGGGATGGTCGTTGGGAGTCGCCACTCGTTCTATTTGTTCCACGCCCGCctgaagaataaaattatatatatatatatatatgtgtatgtattttcaaactgtaattaataaatatttatattttgttaaatgatCACGTAAaaagacgaacgtatcttgatcaaattaaggacgtcctggtcaggtcaagagtacccgaaaccgccgagcttgcatgaagagagttatgaatgtggatgaagcgaaggaaatatgcagagatcgtggcaagtggaaagatgtagtctctgcctacccctccgggaaagaggcgtgattttatgtatgtatgtatatgtatcaCGTGAAAAGGATGAATTAAAAAGAGCTTTAAGGATGTTCGGTGTAAAATTGAGTggtaaggaacagcgtgatatattatatgcaagtgtattaagtaagtaagtgatatctatacttatattataaaggtgaaaagtttatttgttcgtttgttcgaacgcgctaatctcaggaactactagttcgaattgaaaaattctttttgcgtcgaatagaccatttatcgcggaaggctttaggctatataacatcacgctgtaactataAGGACCAAAgacataatggaaaatatgaaaaaaaaaaaccgggaaaattattcatgtttgaaggcttcaatgatgcccgaaatgactattccacgcggacgaagtcgcgggcactgctgtttttaaatatctcgACCtcaaaattagaaaataactCACCTCCTTGGCGACCTCGTCACAGTACTCGATGTCCAATTCGTGTAAAGTCTCAATGTGCTCGTTCACAAACGCTATTGGCACCAGTATTATATGCTTGCGCCCTTGCTTTGCGTACGCCtggaattttgaaaatgttttacattcaaattcatacatacatacatataatcacgtctatatccctcgcggggtagacagagccaacagtcttaaaaagactaataggccacgttcagctgtttggcaaatagtgacaggttgctagcctgtcgcctaaaagaagatgtAATTGCcatcaattcaaattcaaaaatctttattgtaaaCTATGGtttacaataaagatttttattatataggtaagtaGAACAGATTTGTTACATGACTTTGTAGTATCACTATGTTTTATCCTAGAGAGGAAGTACAATAAGTTAATTATCACTCACAAGATATCGTTTACATTTAGGTATGTTTGAtcatgcattaaaaaaaaacaaataaaaaggtaataatattttttacattaggtattgtcatttaaaaaatcatttatcgTATAAtagcatttttataataaaaatacttagtttCAATGTCtacttaaagtttaaaaaaataagatccTTAAATCTCTCTggcaatttattatatatataacatgcTAATTATACCTTTTTCTTAACAACACGCCCGCCCACCCACtacttttacatttacattcaTTTCAGCTTTGTATAAAAGTAATTACAGCACTGAGgactcaaaattcaaaatctttattcattattatagtgggatacttcatatcgcttaaattgtcaaatcttttactttcacaacattggttgacgtcaaataaattacttaaaactactgGAAATAGCAACTTTATTTCGGCACGGCTAGGGAACTCATAGCCTACTTGATAGCTAGCCTTGTTGACTTCATAGCCTGTCTTCATATCTCCAAAGCCTAGTAGCTAGTTGACCGAGCAGTGCTCAAAGAAAAACACAAAGTGCGAAAAGATaaacacaaatacataaaaaaaataactcttcCGTCTTCACCCCTCACGGGGCAAACAGAGCCTGCGGTAAGCAGTAAAGACTgaaaactgagattcaaatatcgCACTACAATACAAGCTTACCTTAATAGCGTCATCGGTATAGGGCTGTAGCCAAGGTAGGGGGCCCACTTTGGACTGCCACACCAGCCTGTGGGGGTTGGGCACGCTCAGGGCGCTCATGGTGGCTGCCACGGTTGCTGCCACCTCGTGGGGGTAGGTGTCCCCCCGCGACACGGCCTGGGGGAGTGAGTGGGGGGGGGGGGCGAGtgttacaatacatacatatatgcatatggtcacgcctatataccttgtgtggtagacagagacagttgtgttgaaaagactcacaggaacctatcccttagtcgccttttacgacatccacgagagacaagaaatggagtgatcctattctttttttcgtattttttgtgccgagaaccacacggcaaattgtcccgtatatatatttagatattatttattaaatttaggcatacaaacttgggattcttttttaggcgatgggctagcaacctgtcactatttgaatctcaattctatcattaagccaaatagctgaatgtggccattcagtcttttcaagactattggctccgtctaccccgcaagggatatagacgtgaccatatgtatgtatgtattattaattaaacaaactttttttgacatttataattttagtaataataaagtacCTTCAACGGTAGACTGTGCGCCGTGAACAGTATGAGCACGTTGTCCCTGACCCGGGAATCGAACCTGTGCAGGTTCTCCGAGATGCGCTCCGCGAACACTCGCGCCAACAGCGGGTGACCCGCCCACCGCTCGATCAGGCTGAACTTCACATTTTCTGGAATCTTTCTAGACAAAAAAAAGCACATATattcacgcctatatcccttgcggggtagacagagccaccagtcgaaggccacattcagctgtatgatagaattgagattcaaatagtgacaggttgctagcccatcgcctgcaagaggaatctcaagtttataagactatcccttagtcgcctttcgcGACGTTTAtaggaaaaatatggagtggttctattcttattttctattggtgccgggaatcacactgttggctctgtctatcccgcatgggatatagacgagaccatatgtatgtatgtatatcccttgcggtataGACAGAaacaacagtctcaaaaagactgacaggccacgttcagctgtttgagttaatgatagaatcgagactcaaatagtgacaggatcctagcctatcgcctaaaagaagaataccatgTAGAAGAATACCATTCATACACTTTGTAcctgtttttgtaaaaatccGCTATAGCATTCATACTGGAGCCGGTAGTAGCACAACTGTATTGAGGGTACTGCGAGAAGATCACAGCTCTCTGGACACCGTCCCTGGTGAGGAAGGAGTCAGAATAAACCTTGGATGATGATTAACTTGTATAATACCTGGGTTACCGAGCGGTGCTCGGTGGACGTCTAGGGAAACCATCAACCAACCATCaaagcaaaaattaaaaaacatcaaagaaaaaaacaacagcaaaaaaaaattgtaaacacaaaaaataaaagtaaccaTTGCCAGGGATCGAACTCTGGCTCTTTGACTTGAAACTCGCTAACTGAGTTACCGTTTCAAGTAGTCGTCGCGCCTTTTATATGGgaaaaagttacatacatacattcatataatcacatttatatcccttgcggggtggacagagccaacagtcttgtaacgactgataggccacgttcagctgtttggcttaatgatatcgcctgaaagaatccaaagtttatataagcccatcccttagtcgccttttacgacctgcatgggaacgagatggagtggtcctattcttttcattTCCTAGTCTAGTCCCCCTATTTTCCtgcctgtatgtatgtacctacgcGTTAGTCTCGGAACCTTGCgaacggattttgttcctgttggAAAGGTCTCACCCGTGTAAAGCCGGGGCTCAATGTttgaacgggccgagggtctgtTAGGTCGtgtctaaaataaaacagaattttgCCTGTTCAAGGTCGTCTTGTCATAATTTCGATTGTCCTTTTGTTcattagtcagtcagttttggTCATCTAAAATGTCAAGTCAAAGAGTCTGTCTGTCCATGGACGCTGAACGGCCGCTATATCGCTAGTAAATGATGAACACAGTCTCACCTCTCCAACTGTGTGAACGCGTCTGCCGTGAACGGCGGCACGTATCTGAACGCTACGTAGTGCTTGTGGGGAGCCGACTCGGGCAGCATTTGGTCCAGGGCCTCCGTTAGCATTCTACCTGAAACATGATAGTTATGTTACTGCATCAATCGAGCTATGTTTTCAGAGGGTATATAGATAGACAGAATACCATTGTttcctcctgactttagtcccggttgcatcctcaccactctggagaggagcccagggtctgcctttgaccatggaccctggattgggtcagtcaggttttcacacgaagcgactcacaTCTGACCTGCGCAAACCCGTATTGGAACCATGGTGACACGacgtttttcctcaccgtaagagcgtcAGTTagtactcaaactaatgtacataacttcgaaaatggTCATTGGTACAAGGCCGAAGTGAGATTCGAACCTATGCCttttttaaccgggcaccttaccaattcgactaCCGACGCTccacgtcattatatgtattgtagCGGGTATtaggttaaatttaaaatttgtattataattaatatttaaagatttttattatttgtaaattatatcgTATTTAAGTTTCTGCTGAGTCCGGCCCCTAGAATACGGTCCTGTCtcttaatagaatagaaaaccTAGCGTCCGGCAATTTGAAATCGCGGAGTCTTCTATGAATTTCGTTGTTCTTGTTGatagttttttgtttcttttcacatatttttcattgaaaattttttaagttagtGTATTGTATAAAGAGCattcaatatatgtatatttattttgtaattcattGTTTTCTTTACATAATTCGCAAGCTGCTATAGTATGTAAAGTTTCCTCACCTTGTGTATTAGTCCATTTAAGTATAGGCGATCCCCCTCCAATCTCCGCGTACTTCTTTTGTACTTCCTCAGTTCTCCTGTTCGCGATCCAGGGCCCCAGCCTACTCTGCACCGGCAGCTGGATCATGTCCCGGTCTGTCATGATGCGGAGTAGGTAATCTTTGACCTggataaaatctttatatatgtaaaagcAAAAAGACTCACTCATCACGATATCTCGGCcgataaagatgaaatttggtagaaaattatattatgactAGAGGATGTCTGCTAAGATTATTATGGGAATAATTGATGGgctatcaaaataattataataactagTTAATTTACACTAGATAGGCTAAACTCTGATTCTTATTTAGGCAATGGTCTAGCACCCTAtcagtatttaaatatcaattctatcattaagcccaacagctgaacgtggcattttaatctacatatacaaatgtatatgtagattaaaatgcagtgccgtgtggttcctggcaccaatacaaaaaagaataggaccattccatctctttcccatggatgtcgtaaaaggcgactaattcGTCGTAaaagggattcttcttttaggcgatgggctagcaacctgtcactatttgaatttcaatcctatcttaaagccaaatagctgaatgtggcctaatagtctttacaagactgtagactctgtctaccccgcaagcaatatagatgtgattatatgtatgtctatgttgattttatgtaagtactttataGTTTAGTACATCAACCACACCTGACACACTCAAATTTGTAATTACCTGATCTGTGGTCTCTGGGCCTCCCATATTTAACATGACGATGCCAGTCTTGGGCCTCTTTCCAGTCTCAATCACTGATTGTGTCACGCTGTAAGACGCTGAGAGGCGTGGCCGCAGAGAATAAACACGTGCtaaaatagataattaatttgGGATATATTACGTGTTgacaaagttaattttttaaattattatatttatgaaacagCTACATAAGAGATTTGGCAtacatcataatattttttaaatagaaatttaaaatatcgcATTTTTATGTGCATGTATCTTATTACagaaatctaataaaaaaatatagaatgcAAGTCATGGTCATAAAGTGATTGTAGCAAATAAATAcctgcaataaaaatatttctcatcTAAATGTTATAATTGATTCAGCAAATTAACTCCAAGGATGAAGATATCTATTATATGCAACTGTTTTTACAAAGTTActtatctataatattttgataaa is a genomic window of Amyelois transitella isolate CPQ chromosome 28, ilAmyTran1.1, whole genome shotgun sequence containing:
- the LOC106134393 gene encoding ferrochelatase, mitochondrial, producing the protein MINMIKLISRVYSLRPRLSASYSVTQSVIETGKRPKTGIVMLNMGGPETTDQVKDYLLRIMTDRDMIQLPVQSRLGPWIANRRTEEVQKKYAEIGGGSPILKWTNTQGRMLTEALDQMLPESAPHKHYVAFRYVPPFTADAFTQLERDGVQRAVIFSQYPQYSCATTGSSMNAIADFYKNRKIPENVKFSLIERWAGHPLLARVFAERISENLHRFDSRVRDNVLILFTAHSLPLKAVSRGDTYPHEVAATVAATMSALSVPNPHRLVWQSKVGPLPWLQPYTDDAIKAYAKQGRKHIILVPIAFVNEHIETLHELDIEYCDEVAKEAGVEQIERVATPNDHPTFIAALADVVANHLKNGPKLSNQFLTRCPHCVSARCQSSKQFFKQLISGVISE